A window from Pangasianodon hypophthalmus isolate fPanHyp1 chromosome 4, fPanHyp1.pri, whole genome shotgun sequence encodes these proteins:
- the LOC128318168 gene encoding uncharacterized protein LOC128318168 translates to MPEKAIREKTLNSYRRDSKMCKKKRSSQRRTAGTAGTAGACTQDSTSDQRLKCFRDIMDVVLHLSDEEWKAVTRDMTKKVTKLEFAALCKKVVMSAASSAIRRLLTPLMESFGIDSILQANDKLKKMPESKWRKWSDSDTSAQRSPMETSDFICQLVQRVVTQTTAAMLEAIRRVASGRRTICSARASSPVEDQISQSDLSIACTNEICDKILALCYSGDFDSPGGEKTSGTSLKSHQEVQGIMKGLEEVVSTSRSPFELTLKSSTPDSVPVTTEVMAPDCASSAPNAEKLFSDQFLSKATQAVRKVLLKTEEKIAATMSSQTSVPVRSETEMNSLTEEVKRTASKILWELVFILTHSLCKSSSGVSCNAADQSGPEDERKNFLSGARKIYENIFKQVFEFTSGRKQAISEKNKSFLDVCPKTAAKLDGRSENVQESAAAERYLDKAILVASETLEKWLSSKISTGLFSRKASGSSTESSPTASVDLDRVTAEIVNTVISGTALEIGTTDIENGSEARVGEAQAGEAQVSDTDARPAPYSENSSDAITKHRSLTGLGEKKRPSCSSLENAAASAAAVTDAQNLVSVSEAPNLQAVIDSCAEELIEKNADLLLRDELPGKSRSSKVPWFRRFAFLQPRKSGRLRSEVSSSVPLRSKEFLDKATQMVSEMLLRRLSTADSSRCSSEDEQSAVSTADSLVSVLYECDESDALEAFSCLFDVKEAESAKKPQNILRKVRSLLHAFFSKASKALSSPTHEERVEEQVDLDLCTNSIITEVTDLLRSELTAPPTVKNDDAHFQTESTRRVSDLIFRMVESCPLLPSQFPEERLRKVSSALNLQILSTEISQTVGATVRQFIDADRKSRPSVQNSSFAPLHLFTVVRNQLKAFFTSFSKHVADDERTDASAQSDGDEDRVTPIYISEEGTVNEITELEDLPPKEKIHRRARATKDVIPKLPLRNVDKADVGQCSSDSVPGRENNMLHYTQLPSECVYTFADESIKALLKNVLNAGLSAGNEAQESSFMDKSTGCPFATVLAHEIEDAGTSSKSPHLSAAPSSSSPHADVEETLEHLRNGRVSKKCKKKQRRAPLTGDDQPSPSSSANLHESSHTESRASSRFVRSARRMLGRIFSPICNFFDRHPNFKAVCGGVIMGSIACYCVGLLVFIIVLLCT, encoded by the exons ATGCCAG agAAAGCAATCcgagagaaaacactgaattCATACCGACGTGATTCAAAG ATGTGTAAGAAGAAGAGAAGTAGCCAGAGAAGAACAGCTGGAACAGCTGGAACAGCTGGAGCGTGCACTCAGGACTCCACATCTGACCAGAGACTGAAGTGTTTCAGGGACATTATGGACGTCGTTCTTCATCTGAGCGATGA ggaATGGAAGGCTGTGACCAGGGACATGACGAAGAAG GTCACAAAGTTGGAGTTTGCGGCTCTGTGCAAGAAAGTTGTGATGTCAGCGGCGTCTTCTGCCATTCGGCGTTTACTGACGCCTCTCATGGAAAGCTTCGGGATCGATTCGATTCTCCAGGCAAACGACAAGCTGAAGAAAATGCCCGAGTCTAAATGGAGGAAGTGGTCTGACTCAGACACCTCAGCTCAAAG ATCACCTATGGAGACGTCTGATTTCATCTGTCAGCTCGTTCAGAGAGTCGTCACTCAGACAACAGCTGCGATGCTGGAGGCGATCCGGAGAGTGGCATCAGGACGGAGGACGATCTGCTCGGCGAGAGCTTCATCACCTGTAGAAGATCAGATCTCACAGTCAGATCTCAGCATCGCATGCACTAATGAGATCTGTGATAAGATCTTGGCTCTGTGTTACTCTGGTGATTTCGACAGCCCTGGAGGAGAGAAAACTTCAGGAACGTCACTAAAGTCCCACCAGGAGGTCCAGGGAATAATGAAGGGCTTGGAAGAGGTTGTCTCCACCAGCAGGTCCCCTTTTGAGTTAACTCTAAAATCCTCGACCCCTGATTCGGTCCCTGTGACGACTGAAGTGATGGCTCCTGACTGTGCTTCATCAGCTCCTAATGCTGAGAAGCTTTTCAGTGATCAGTTTCTGAGCAAAGCCACACAAGCGGTCAGAAAAGTTCTtctgaaaacagaggaaaaaatcgCTGCCACAATGTCGTCCCAAACCTCCGTCCCTGTCCGCAGTGAGACGGAAATGAATTCGCTGACGGAGGAGGTCAAGAGAACAGCCTCAAAAATTCTGTGGGAATTAGTTTTTATACTTACACATTCACTGTGTAAAAGTTCATCAGGCGTCAGTTGCAATGCTGCTGACCAGTCTGGACCAGAAGATGAGAGGAAGAACTTCCTCTCTGGTGCTCGAAAGATCTACGAGAACATCTTCAAGCAGGTGTTTGAGTTCACCTCTGGGCGGAAACAAGCCATTTCCGAAAAAAACAAGTCGTTCTTGGACGTCTGTCCTAAAACTGCTGCCAAGCTCGACGGCAGGTCGGAGAACGTCCAGGagtctgctgctgctgaacgTTACCTCGATAAGGCCATTCTGGTTGCAAGTGAGACCCTAGAGAAGTGGTTATCTTCAAAAATTTCCACAGGTTTATTCAGCAGGAAAGCTTCAGGTTCCAGCACAGAGTCGTCACCGACGGCGTCAGTAGATCTGGATCGAGTCACTGCTGAAATCGTAAATACCGTGATCAGCGGAACGGCTCTCGAGATCGGAACAACTGACATAGAAAACGGATCGGAAGCTCGGGTAGGTGAAGCTCAGGCAGGTGAAGCTCAGGTGAGTGATACTGATGCTCGCCCAGCTCCCTACTCAGAGAACTCCTCAGATGCTATCACAAAGCACAGAAGTCTTACTGGACTcggagagaagaagagaccgTCGTGCTCGAGCCTGGAGAACGCAGcagcctcagcagcagcagtgactgaTGCTCAGAACCTTGTATCTGTCAGCGAAGCTCCAAACCTGCAGGCTGTTATTGACAGCTGCGCTGAGGAGCTCATTGAGAAGAATGCAGACTTATTACTGCGTGACGAGCTGCCGGGCAAGTCCCGCTCTTCTAAAGTACCTTGGTTCAGACGGTTTGCGTTCTTGCAGCCGCGTAAATCCGGTCGTCTGAGGTCTGAGGTGAGCAGTTCTGTCCCTCTGAGGTCTAAGGAGTTCCTCGATAAAGCCACTCAGATGGTgagtgaaatgctgctcagaaGGCTGTCGACAGCGGATTCCTCAAGATGCTCGTCAGAAGATGAGCAGAGTGCCGTTAGTACTGCAGATTCGCTCGTCAGCGTTTTATACGAATGCGATGAGTCTGACGCTCTCGAAGCCTTTTCCTGCCTCTTTGACGTCAAAGAAGCAGAATCTGCCAAAAAGCCACAGAACATCTTGAGAAAAGTGCGAAGTCTCCTTCACGCATTTTTCTCAAAGGCATCTAAAGCTCTGAGCTCTCCCACACACGAGGAAAGGGTGGAGGAGCAGGTGGACCTGGACCTGTGCACCAACAGCATCATTACTGAGGTCACTGATTTGTTAAGGAGTGAGCTGACAGCTCCTCCTACAGTGAAGAACGATGACGCCCATTTCCAGACCGAATCCACCAGGCGTGTGAGTGACCTCATCTTCCGAATGGTGGAATCTTGTCCTCTGCTGCCCTCACAATTCCCAGAGGAACGTCTCAGGAAAGTGTCGTCAGCTTTAAATCTGCAGATCCTTTCTACTGAGATTTCCCAAACTGTTGGCGCCACTGTGCGGCAGTTTATAGATGCAGACAGGAAGTCGAGGCCTTCAGTCCAGAACAGTTCATTCGCTCCTCTGCACCTTTTCACTGTGGTGCGCAATCAGCTGAAGGCTTTCTTCACTTCCTTCTCTAAACATGTTGCTGACGATGAAAGGACAGATGCGTCAGCACAGTCAGACGGGGATGAGGATCGTGTCACTCCCATCTACATCAGTGAGGAAGGCACGGTTAATGAGATAACAGAGTTGGAGGATCTTCCTCCAAAGGAGAAGATCCATCGACGAGCACGTGCTACAAAGGATGTAATTCCAAAACTCCCCCTGAGGAACGTGGATAAGGCAGATGTTGGCCAGTGCTCATCGGATTCTGTTCCGGGGAGAGAGAACAACATGTTACACTACACCCAGTTaccttctgagtgtgtttacacatTTGCAGATGAGTCCATCAAGGCTTTACTGAAGAATGTGCTAAACGCCGGGCTGAGTGCAGGAAACGAAGCACAGGAAAGCAGCTTCATGGACAAATCGACCGGTTGTCCGTTTGCTACAGTGCTCGCACATGAAATCGAGGATGCTGGGACTTCCTCTAAGTCTCCTCATCTATCAGCAGCTCCCTCCAGCTCATCTCCTCATGCTGACGTGGAAGAGACTCTGGAACATCTGAGGAACGGGCGCGTGAGCAAGAAG TGCAAGAAGAAGCAGAGGAGAGCTCCTCTGACAGGCGATGACCAGCCGTCCCCATCGAGCTCCGCAAATCTTCACGAAT CTTCACACACAGAATCGAGGGCCTCGAGTCGGTTCGTCAGGAGCGCTCGCAGAATGCTTGGCCGGATCTTCTCCCCCATCTGCAATTTCTTTGACAGACACCCCAactttaaagctgtgtgtggtggtgtgataATGGGTTCTATTGCCTGTTATTGTGTGGGTCTGCTTGTGTTTATTATAGTGTTACTGTGtacataa
- the tbl1xr1b gene encoding F-box-like/WD repeat-containing protein TBL1XR1b produces the protein MSISSDEVNFLVYRYLQESGFSHSAFTFGIESHISQSNINGALVPPAALISIIQKGLQYVEAEVSINEDGTLFDGRPIESLSLIDAVMPDVVQTRQQVYRDKLAQQQQQQQQAAPGTAGIAGAKNGESAANGEENGAHVLSNHHSDMMEVDRAVEIPAHKAMVLRGHESEVFICAWNPVSDLLASGSGDSTARIWNLSESSSGGSTQLVLRHCIREGGQDVPSNKDVTSLDWNSEGTLLATGSYDGFARIWTKDGNLASTLGQHKGPIFALKWNKKGNFILSAGVDKTTIIWDAHTGEAKQQFPFHSAPALDVDWQSNNTFASCSTDMCIHVCKLGQDRPIKTFQGHTNEVNAIKWDPTGSLLASCSDDMTLKLWSMKQDTCVHDLQAHNKEIYTIKWSPTGPGTNNPNANLMLASASFDSTVRLWDAERGICVHTLTRHQEPVYSVAFSPDGRHLASGSFDKCVHIWNTQSGALVNSYRGTGGIFEVCWNSTGDKVGASASDGSVCVLDLRK, from the exons ATGAGCATAAGCAGCGATGAGGTCAACTTCCTGGTGTACAGATACCTACAGGAGTCGG GATTCTCTCACTCAGCCTTCACATTTGGCATAGAGAGCCACATCAGCCAGTCGAACATCAACGGTGCGCTCGTTCCCCCCGCAGCGCTCATCTCCATCATACAGAAGGGCCTGCAGTACGTTGAAGCCGAAGTCAGCATCAAcgag GATGGCACGCTGTTCGACGGCCGCCCGATCGAATCTCTGTCCCTGATCGACGCCGTGATGCCTGACGTGGTGCAGACGCGTCAGCAGGTGTACCGCGATAAGCTggcgcagcagcagcagcagcagcagcaggccgCTCCGGGCACGGCGGGCATCGCCGGCGCCAAGAACGGAGAGAGCGCGGCGAACGGAGAGGAGAACGGAGCGCACGTCTTATCTA ACCACCACTCGGACATGATGGAGGTGGACCGGGCGGTGGAGATCCCGGCCCATAAGGCCATGGTGCTGCGCGGACACGAGTCCGAGGTGTTCATCTGCGCCTGGAACCCGGTCAGCGACCTGCTCGCTTCAGG gtCTGGGGACTCGACGGCGAGGATCTGGAACCTGAGCGAGAGCAGCTCGGGAGGCTCCACCCAACTGGTGTTGCGCCATTGCATCCGAGAAGGAGGCCAGGACGTGCCGAGCAACAAAGACGTCACCTCACTGGACTGGAAT aGTGAAGGTACACTGCTAGCCACCGGCTCCTATGACGGTTTTGCCAGAATATGGACTAAAGATG GTAACCTTGCCAGTACTTTAGGCCAACACAAGGGACCCATATTTGCTCTCAAGTGGAACAAGAAAGGCAACTTTATCCTCAGCGCTGGTGTCGATAAG ACCACAATTATTTGGGATGCACACACGGGAGAGGCCAAGCAGCAGTTTCCATTCCATTCAG CTCCCGCTCTTGACGTGGACTGGCAGAGCAATAACACATTCGCCTCCTGCAGCACAGACATGTGCATCCATGTGTGTAAACTGGGCCAGGACCGACCGATCAAGACATTCCAGGGTCACACG AACGAAGTGAACGCAATTAAATGGGATCCAACCGGCAGCCTCCTGGCCTCCTGCTCTGACGATATGACGCTAAAG CTTTGGAGTATGAAGCAGGACACCTGCGTTCACGACCTGCAAGCCCACAACAAAGAGATTTACACCATCAAATGGAGTCCCACTGGACCTGGAACCAACAATCCTAACGCCAATCTCATGCTGGCCAG CGCGTCGTTCGACTCGACAGTGCGACTGTGGGACGCCGAGCGTGGCAtctgtgtacacacactgacacggCACCAGGAGCCCGTCTACAGCGTCGCGTTCAGCCCCGACGGCCGCCATCTCGCCAGCGGCTCCTTCGACAAATGCGTGCACATCTGGAACACTCAG AGCGGCGCCCTAGTAAACAGCTACAGAGGGACAGGTGGGATCTTCGAGGTGTGCTGGAACTCCACCGGAGACAAAGTAGGAGCGAGCGCATCAGACGGATCG GTTTGTGTGTTAGACCTGCGGAAATGA